AAAAATTATCCACAGATTAATGATTGACAATTATTTTTATCTTTTTTAAAATCTAACTATCCTAATAAGGTAAGGAATTGAAGATCCTTACTTGGCCAAATTTTGGCTTTAATAAAAGAAAAAATTGAGAGACACTTTTTCTAATTTTCATTAAAGGCCGAGCCTCTTTTTTTAAGAGGTTTTTAGCCTTTTTAAAATATGCGGAAAACATTTAAAAAAACTCAAGAACTTTATCCCAATTTTGATTTAATTGAAATTCAAAAAAAATCTTATCAGTGGTTTCTCAAAGAGGGAATTGGCGAGGTTTTAAAAGAAAGTTCTAATATTCAGGATTATCGTGGTCGTGATTTAGAACTCCATTTTATCGATTATTATCTTGAAGAGCCAAAATTCGATGAAATCACGACCAAAGAAAGAAATCTCACCTATGAGGCTGCTTTAAAAGTAAGGGCTAAATTAATTAATAAAAAAACTGGTAAAAAAATTGAACAGGAAATCTATTTAGGCGATATTCCTCTTATGACCGAAAGAGGAACTTTTATTATTAATGGTATTGAAAGGGTGGTTGTTAATCAACTTATCCGTTCGCCCGGAGTTTTTTTTACGGCTGACGAGTTGGCTGGTCGGAATTATTATCGAGCTCTTATTATTCCTGATCGTGGGGCTTGGCTGGAAATCGAAACTTCTTATGACCATACTTTATGGGTGAGAATAAATCGCCAGCGCAAGGTTATTGCCACTGCTTTCTTAAGAATTTTCGGCTTCAATACTAAGGAAGAAATTCTTAATGCATTTTTCCCTTCGACTCAAGAGATTAATGAAGAAGAAAAAAAATATCTAGAAAATACTTTAAAAAAAGACCCAGCCTTTTCTGAGGAGGAAGGAATTTTAGAAGTCTATCGAAAAATTAGACCAAGTGAATTTGTCACCATTGATAGTGCTCGCCATTTAATTCAGAATATGTTTTTTAATCCGGATCGATATAATTTAGGACGCGCTGGTCGTTATAAAATTAATCAGCGTCTAAATTTGAAATATCAGCTGCCACCAGAGAAGCTTCAAGTTTTACAAAAAGAAGATATTAAAAAAATTATCCAAGAAGTGATTCGGTTAAACGTCAGCCAGGCTCAGCCAGATGACATTGATCATCTAGGTAATCGAAGAATTAGAGCCGTTGGCGAACTAGTTCAGTCACGCATGAGGGTGGGGTTGATGCGTATGAGAAGGATTGTTAAAGACCGAATGAGTACTCTTGACACAGCAACCCTCACGCCCGCCCAACTAGTTAACCCTCAACCCGTTATCAGTGTCATTCGAGAGTTTTTTATGCTTTCTCAACTCTCACAGTTTATGGATCAAACCAATCCTTTAGCTGAGTTAGAGCACAAAAGAAGATTAACAATGGTTGGTCCTGGCGGCTTATCTCGCGAAAGGGCTGGTTTTGAAGTGAGAGACGTTCATCAAACTTATTATGGTCGTATCTGTCCGATCGCTACCCCGGAAGGTCAAAACGTTGGTCTGGTTGGCCATTTTGCTTGTTATGCTCGGCTTAATCCCTATGGTTTCTTAGAGACGCCTTATCGGAAAGTGGTCAAAATAGGAAAAAAAATGAAAGTGACTGATGAAATTATCTGGTTGGATGCTTTTGAAGAAGAAAAATATAATATTGCTCCAGCCTCCATACCCCTTGATGAGGCTGGTTTTATTATTCCCAAAACAAGAATTGAGGCAAGAATCAAGGGCGAACCAGGTTTTGCTCTACCTGAACAAATTGATTTGGTTGATATTGCTTGTCAACAAATTATTAGTTTGGGAACGGCCCTGATTCCTTTTTTAGAACATGATGATGCGGTTAGAGCTTTAATGGGGACAAATATGCAACGTCAGGCAGTGCCATTAATTTCGCCGGAAGCACCTTTAATTGGTACCGGCCTTGAAGAAAAAGTGGCTCGAGATTCTGGTTATTTGGTCGTAGCGGAAGAAGATGGGGAAATTGTTGAGAGCGATGCTGGTCATCTTAAATTGAAATCGAGAAAAAAAACATTAACTTACCAAGCAAACAAATTTATTCGTTCTAATGCCAATACTTGTCTCAATCAAAGGATTTTAGTAGAAAAGGGACAAAAAGTTAAAAAGGGCGATGTCTTAATTGATGGTCCGGCCATGGAAAAAGGTGAATTAGCTTTAGGGCGAAATGTTTTGGTTGCTTTTATGCCTTGGGAGGGAGGGAACTATCAGGACGCAATTTTAATTTCTTCTCGTTTAGTCAAAGAGGATGTTTTTTCTTCTATTCATATTAGTGAACATCTGGTTGAGGTTAGAGAAACGAAATTAGGACCAGAAGTGATTACTCGCGACATTCCCAATGTTAGCGAGATGAAATTAAAAGAATTAGATTCTGAAGGAATTATTCGGATTGGTGCTGAGGTGAAGTCAGGCGATATTTTAGTCGGTAAAATTACACCGAAAGGTGAAACTGAGCTTTCAACCGAGGAAAAATTACTCCGCGCTATTTTTGGAGAAAAGGCTAAAGATGTTCGAGACACCTCACTTTATTTAGAACATGGTGAACACGGAAAAGTTATTGAGATTAAAACTTTTTCTCGGGAACAGGGCGATAAACTACCATCGCGGGTTTTAAAGACTATTTATATTTCCGTGGCTGATTTGAGAAAAATCCAGCCTGGTGATAAATTGGCCAATCGTCATGGTAATAAAGGTGTTGTTTCTAAAATTATTCCCGAAGAAGATATGCCCTTTTTAGAGGATGGCACGCCCATTGATATTATTTTAAATCCCTTAGGGATTGTTTCTAGAATGAATATCGGCCAGATTTTAGAGACTCATTTAGGAATGGCAGCAAAGACCTTGGGTTATCAAGCAGCTATCCCTTCTTTAAATGGTCCTCGAAATGAAGAAATAAAAAAAGAATTAGCCAAAATCAATTTTCCTCTTTCCGGTAAAGTCAAGCTTTATGACGGAAGAACCGGTCAGCCATTTGCTAACGAGATTACTGTTGGTTATATGTATATGATGAAGTTAAATCATTTGGTGGAAGATAAAATTCACCAACGTTCAATTGGTCCTTATTCTCTCATTACTCAACAACCTTTAGGTGGTAAAGCCCAACGTGGTGGTCAAAGATTTGGCGAAATGGAAGTTTGGGCTCTCGAAGCACATGGAGCAGCTTATACTCTTCAAGAGATGTTGACCATCAAATCTGATGACGTGACTGGCCGGACGAGGGCTTATAGCTCAATTATTAAGGGTGAAAAAATTCAAGATGTTTATCTGCCAGAATCTTTTCAGATTTTAATTCGCGAATTAAAAGCCCTTGGTTTAGGTGTTGAATTAATTAAAGATAAATCGTTGCAGAGAGACAAATCAACCAAAATTGGAGAAAAAAATTCTTAACTAATAACTCAAAAATATGCCTGCCCCTGTTTTTACTAAAACTTTAACCTTAAATGAAGATAAAGAAAAAATACCTCTTTTTCAAGCCATTCGTTTAAAACTTGCTTCACCTGAGGAAATACTTTCTTGGAGTTATGGTGAGGTGACTAAACCAGAAACGATTAATTATCGGACTCAAAAACCAGAAAGAGAAGGACTTTTTTGTGAAAAAATTTTTGGTCCAGTCAAAGATTTTGAGTGTGCTTGCGGTAAATATAAAAAACTTCGCTATCGGGGAATTATTTGTGATCGCTGTGGTGTCGAAGTAACAACGTCAAAAGTTCGACGAGAAAGAATGGGTCATATTAAATTAGTGGCTCCCGTTGTTCATATTTGGTTTCTGAGAGGTGTACCCTCAAAAATCGGCGTTCTTTTAGACCTTTCTGTCCAGACCTTAGAGAAAGTCGTTTATTTTGCCAATTTTATTATTACTAAAGTTGATGAAGAAATTAAAAAGAACACCCTCGAACAATTAGAAGAGGAATATAAAAATAAAAGAAAAGCTCTTAAGAAAGAAATTAAAGACAAAAAGACATTAGAAATAAAATTAAAAGATCTTCAGGAAAATTATTTCCTTAAAAAAAGAGAAATTGAAGAGATAAAAATAAAAAGAATTTTGTCAGAAAAAGAATATCATGACCTTTCCTTGCATTATGGTTATTTTTTTGAAGCTGGCATTGGCGCGGAAGCCATTTTGACTCTTTTAGAAAACCTTGACCTTAAAAAGGCCAGTCAAGAAATTGAACTGGAAATAAAAAAGACAACCAACCCTGCTCGTCAGAAAAAACTTCTTTTAAGATTTAAGTTAATTCGAAATTTAATCGCCAATAAAATTAAGCCCGATTGGATGGTTTTAAGGGTTCTGCCGGTTATTCCTCCCGAGCTTCGGCCGATGGTTCAGCTTGACGGTGAACGTTTTGCCTCCGCCGATCTAAATGATTTATATCGGCGCATTATCAATCGTAATAATCGTTTGAAAAAATTGATCGAATTAAGGGCCCCTGAGGTCATCTGTCGAAACGAAAAAAGAATGCTACAAGAAGCAGTTGACGCTTTAATTGATAACGAAATGAGAAAAACGAAAGCAATGGTAACGGGGGCGCAAAAAAGACCACTGAAATCCTTAGCTGATATCCTGCGAGGTAAACAAGGAAGATTTCGCCATAATCTTTTAGGAAAGAGAGTTGACTATTCTGGTCGGAGCGTTATTGTTGTTGGTCCGGAATTAAAACTCGATGAATGTGGTTTGCCAAAAACAATGGCTCTTGAGCTTTATAAACCTTTTGTCATTAGCGAACTAATCAAAAGAGGTTTTGTTTATAATGTCAAAAGTGCCTCGCGTCTGGTTGAAGAAGGAACGAAGGAGGTTTGGGATATTTTAGAAGAGATTACAAAAAACTCTTATGTTTTATTGAACCGAGCACCAACTCTTCATCGTCTAGGGATTTTAGCTTTTCGCCCTATCCTTATTGAAGATAAAGCGATTAAAATCCACCCCCTTGTTTGTCCAGGTTTTAATGCCGACTTTGATGGTGATCAAATGGCCGTACACCTACCTTTAACAGAAAAAGCTCAAGCCGAAGCAAAAAATATTATGGCCGCAAGTAAAAATCTTTTTAAACCGGCAACTGGCGATCCGATCGTTACCCCCATTCATGATATTGTCTTAGGAGTTTATTGTCTTTCTTTGATAAAAAAAACACCAGCCCCCCAGGTAAAAGAAAATAAAATATTTTCTTGTCCAGAAGAAGCAATTTTGGCTTTTGAACTTGGTAAAATTGAACTACAAGAACCAATCAAAGTGAAAATTGATAACTCTTTAGTTGAGGTTTCAGTTGGTCGTCTCATTTTATGGCAAACCTTCCCTCCAGGTCTCTACTCTCTTGACCAAACCGTTGATCAAAAAACCCTTCGGCTTCTCATTAATCAATGTTTAGAAATTTATGGTCCAGAAATAACAGTTAAATTTTTAGATGATTTAAAAGAAATTTCTTTAAAATACCTGACTTCAAATGGTCTCTCTTGGGGTATGGATGATTTACCTGAATTGCCAGCAAAAAAAGAAATTTTTAAAAAAGCTGAAGAAGAAATCGAACAGATTCAGAAAGAATACGAAGAGGGGCTTTTAACTGAAGACGAAAGATATCTTAAGGCGATTGAGGTTTGGACGAAAGTCAGAGACGAAATTGCTACTCTTTCTAAAAACCTTATTTCTTCTTCTGATAATCCAATTTTTTTCATGATTGACTCTGGTGCTCGTGGTTCTTGGAGTCAGGTAACCCAAATGTTGGGTATGAAAGGTTTAGTTTCCTCGCCAACCGGTAAAATTATTGAGTTACCAGTCAAAAGTAGTTTTCAAGAAGGTTTCAATATTCTTGAATTTTTTATTTCCACCCACGGGGCAAGAAAAGGTGTTTCTGATACAGCGTTACGCACTGCCAGCGCTGGCTATTTAACAAGAAGAATGGTTGACGTGGCTCAAGAGATATTTATTCAGGAAGAAGATTGTGGCGACAAAGACGGGATTGTTCTGACTAAAGAAGAGTCAGAAGAAATGGGTGAAAGTTTAGCCAATCGAATTTTTGGTCGAGTTGTTTTAGAAGATATTTATCAACCAAAAACAAAAAAAATCATTGTTAAGAAAGGCGACTTTGTGACCTATGATAAAGTCAAAGAGATAGAAAAAATTAATTTAGAAAAAATAAGGATTAGATCGATTCTTACCTGTCGGACTCGTCGTGGTCTTTGCGTTAAATGTTATGGTTATGATCTCGGTCATCATCAGCCCGTTGCCTTAGGAACAGCCGTTGGCGTTATTGCTGCTCAATCCATTGGCGAACCTGGTACTCAATTGACCCTTCGCACTTTTCACACCGGCGGAATTGCTGGTCGAGATATTACTCAGGGTTTGCCTCGTGTTGAAGAATTATTTGAAGCTCGACCACCAAAAAGAAAAGCGATTTTAGCCAAAACCGATGCTCAGGTTGAAAAGGTTGAAGGTGAAAAAGAAAAGAAAATTACTTTAAGATATCTTAATCAAGAAAACAAAGAAGAGAGAGAAGTGATTAACATCCCTTCTAATTATCTTGTTTGGG
This region of Patescibacteria group bacterium genomic DNA includes:
- the rpoB gene encoding DNA-directed RNA polymerase subunit beta — encoded protein: MRKTFKKTQELYPNFDLIEIQKKSYQWFLKEGIGEVLKESSNIQDYRGRDLELHFIDYYLEEPKFDEITTKERNLTYEAALKVRAKLINKKTGKKIEQEIYLGDIPLMTERGTFIINGIERVVVNQLIRSPGVFFTADELAGRNYYRALIIPDRGAWLEIETSYDHTLWVRINRQRKVIATAFLRIFGFNTKEEILNAFFPSTQEINEEEKKYLENTLKKDPAFSEEEGILEVYRKIRPSEFVTIDSARHLIQNMFFNPDRYNLGRAGRYKINQRLNLKYQLPPEKLQVLQKEDIKKIIQEVIRLNVSQAQPDDIDHLGNRRIRAVGELVQSRMRVGLMRMRRIVKDRMSTLDTATLTPAQLVNPQPVISVIREFFMLSQLSQFMDQTNPLAELEHKRRLTMVGPGGLSRERAGFEVRDVHQTYYGRICPIATPEGQNVGLVGHFACYARLNPYGFLETPYRKVVKIGKKMKVTDEIIWLDAFEEEKYNIAPASIPLDEAGFIIPKTRIEARIKGEPGFALPEQIDLVDIACQQIISLGTALIPFLEHDDAVRALMGTNMQRQAVPLISPEAPLIGTGLEEKVARDSGYLVVAEEDGEIVESDAGHLKLKSRKKTLTYQANKFIRSNANTCLNQRILVEKGQKVKKGDVLIDGPAMEKGELALGRNVLVAFMPWEGGNYQDAILISSRLVKEDVFSSIHISEHLVEVRETKLGPEVITRDIPNVSEMKLKELDSEGIIRIGAEVKSGDILVGKITPKGETELSTEEKLLRAIFGEKAKDVRDTSLYLEHGEHGKVIEIKTFSREQGDKLPSRVLKTIYISVADLRKIQPGDKLANRHGNKGVVSKIIPEEDMPFLEDGTPIDIILNPLGIVSRMNIGQILETHLGMAAKTLGYQAAIPSLNGPRNEEIKKELAKINFPLSGKVKLYDGRTGQPFANEITVGYMYMMKLNHLVEDKIHQRSIGPYSLITQQPLGGKAQRGGQRFGEMEVWALEAHGAAYTLQEMLTIKSDDVTGRTRAYSSIIKGEKIQDVYLPESFQILIRELKALGLGVELIKDKSLQRDKSTKIGEKNS
- the rpoC gene encoding DNA-directed RNA polymerase subunit beta' — its product is MPAPVFTKTLTLNEDKEKIPLFQAIRLKLASPEEILSWSYGEVTKPETINYRTQKPEREGLFCEKIFGPVKDFECACGKYKKLRYRGIICDRCGVEVTTSKVRRERMGHIKLVAPVVHIWFLRGVPSKIGVLLDLSVQTLEKVVYFANFIITKVDEEIKKNTLEQLEEEYKNKRKALKKEIKDKKTLEIKLKDLQENYFLKKREIEEIKIKRILSEKEYHDLSLHYGYFFEAGIGAEAILTLLENLDLKKASQEIELEIKKTTNPARQKKLLLRFKLIRNLIANKIKPDWMVLRVLPVIPPELRPMVQLDGERFASADLNDLYRRIINRNNRLKKLIELRAPEVICRNEKRMLQEAVDALIDNEMRKTKAMVTGAQKRPLKSLADILRGKQGRFRHNLLGKRVDYSGRSVIVVGPELKLDECGLPKTMALELYKPFVISELIKRGFVYNVKSASRLVEEGTKEVWDILEEITKNSYVLLNRAPTLHRLGILAFRPILIEDKAIKIHPLVCPGFNADFDGDQMAVHLPLTEKAQAEAKNIMAASKNLFKPATGDPIVTPIHDIVLGVYCLSLIKKTPAPQVKENKIFSCPEEAILAFELGKIELQEPIKVKIDNSLVEVSVGRLILWQTFPPGLYSLDQTVDQKTLRLLINQCLEIYGPEITVKFLDDLKEISLKYLTSNGLSWGMDDLPELPAKKEIFKKAEEEIEQIQKEYEEGLLTEDERYLKAIEVWTKVRDEIATLSKNLISSSDNPIFFMIDSGARGSWSQVTQMLGMKGLVSSPTGKIIELPVKSSFQEGFNILEFFISTHGARKGVSDTALRTASAGYLTRRMVDVAQEIFIQEEDCGDKDGIVLTKEESEEMGESLANRIFGRVVLEDIYQPKTKKIIVKKGDFVTYDKVKEIEKINLEKIRIRSILTCRTRRGLCVKCYGYDLGHHQPVALGTAVGVIAAQSIGEPGTQLTLRTFHTGGIAGRDITQGLPRVEELFEARPPKRKAILAKTDAQVEKVEGEKEKKITLRYLNQENKEEREVINIPSNYLVWVKEGQSVKKGDPLTDGDFNLHEYYYLKDKEAVQKYILKEVQYIYSSQGQKLNDKHIEIIIRQMFSRVLVKESGETDLLPGEILPRAYVEEVNEKIVKEGKKPAEVKELLLGITRVSLSTDSFLAAASFQETSRVLINAAITGRVDRLHGLKENVIIGRLIPVGTGFNFRKEIEKK